A single genomic interval of Bacillus smithii harbors:
- the fumC gene encoding class II fumarate hydratase, with the protein MEYRIEKDTLGEVKVPKDKYWGAQTERSRNNFKISIEKMPLDLIYAYAHLKKAAAVVNHELGKLSAAKKEAIVQVCDEILEGKWDEHFPLSVWQTGSGTQTNMNVNEVISHRGNELLHNEETIHPNDDVNMSQSSNDTFPTAMHIAVYNAFQKRLVPALQQLKATLKDKEVQYMKLIKIGRTHLQDATPLTLGQEISGWRTMLERTEQMLKDSSAYILNLAIGGTAVGTGINADPTFGPKVAKELEKQTGYPFRSSDNKFHALTSHDEIVHFHGALKALAADLMKIANDIRWLASGPRSGLGELTIPANEPGSSIMPGKVNPTQCEAITMIAAQVFGNDATIGFAASQGNFELNVFKPVIIYNVLQSIRLLADGMVSFEEKCVRGIEANQEVIDKLMNQSLMLVTALNPYIGYEKAAEIAKLAFKEGTTLKEAALKTGYVTEEQFDEWVDPSRMIHL; encoded by the coding sequence ATGGAGTATCGTATTGAAAAGGACACCCTTGGCGAAGTGAAGGTTCCGAAAGACAAATATTGGGGTGCGCAAACAGAAAGAAGTCGAAATAACTTTAAAATTAGTATAGAAAAAATGCCTCTTGATCTCATTTATGCTTATGCTCATTTAAAGAAAGCAGCGGCTGTTGTGAATCATGAGTTAGGAAAATTAAGCGCTGCCAAAAAAGAAGCTATTGTGCAAGTATGCGATGAGATTTTAGAAGGAAAATGGGATGAACATTTTCCGTTGTCTGTTTGGCAAACAGGAAGCGGCACTCAGACGAACATGAATGTCAATGAAGTTATTTCTCATCGCGGGAATGAACTGTTGCATAATGAAGAAACGATTCATCCAAACGACGATGTCAACATGTCTCAAAGTTCAAATGACACATTTCCTACAGCTATGCATATTGCCGTGTACAATGCCTTTCAAAAACGGCTTGTCCCTGCGTTGCAGCAATTAAAGGCCACACTGAAAGACAAAGAAGTTCAATACATGAAATTGATTAAAATCGGAAGAACTCACTTACAGGATGCTACACCATTAACGCTTGGGCAAGAAATTTCAGGTTGGCGGACCATGTTGGAGCGGACGGAACAAATGCTGAAAGATTCCAGTGCCTACATTCTAAATCTGGCTATTGGGGGAACCGCAGTTGGAACAGGAATCAACGCAGACCCCACATTTGGCCCCAAAGTGGCAAAAGAACTGGAGAAACAGACAGGATATCCGTTCCGATCTTCTGATAATAAATTTCATGCTTTGACAAGCCATGATGAAATCGTTCACTTCCACGGTGCATTGAAAGCGTTGGCGGCGGATTTAATGAAGATCGCCAATGATATTCGGTGGCTTGCAAGCGGGCCGAGAAGCGGACTGGGAGAATTGACGATCCCGGCTAATGAACCGGGAAGTTCTATTATGCCAGGAAAGGTAAACCCTACTCAATGCGAAGCAATTACCATGATAGCGGCACAAGTTTTTGGCAATGATGCTACAATTGGATTTGCCGCCAGTCAGGGAAATTTTGAATTAAATGTCTTTAAACCGGTTATTATATATAATGTTCTCCAATCCATCCGCTTATTGGCAGACGGAATGGTTTCTTTTGAAGAGAAATGTGTCCGTGGTATAGAAGCCAATCAAGAAGTGATCGATAAATTAATGAATCAATCTTTAATGTTGGTCACGGCCTTAAACCCATATATCGGTTATGAAAAAGCAGCCGAAATTGCAAAATTGGCGTTTAAAGAGGGGACGACATTAAAAGAAGCCGCATTAAAAACTGGATATGTAACAGAAGAACAATTTGATGAATGGGTGGACCCATCCAGAATGATTCATTTGTAG
- a CDS encoding alpha/beta-type small acid-soluble spore protein, which translates to MATNRSNSSNQLVVAGAQQAIDQMKYEIAQEFGVNLGADTTSRANGSVGGEITKRLVSLAQQQISGYQGQQQ; encoded by the coding sequence ATGGCAACAAATAGAAGCAATAGCAGCAACCAATTAGTAGTAGCAGGCGCTCAACAAGCTATCGACCAAATGAAATACGAAATCGCTCAAGAATTTGGAGTCAATCTTGGAGCAGATACGACTTCCCGCGCTAACGGTTCTGTAGGGGGAGAAATTACAAAACGTTTGGTTTCTTTAGCTCAACAACAAATCAGCGGTTACCAAGGTCAACAACAATAA
- a CDS encoding YheC/YheD family protein yields the protein MNIYYDADHQKWCHNNSDHTFFIFGSDELHPLKNGHKTEKEFTVTPKKGKIGPLVGILTGCAADDSYYGNIPLFKNIQMALQAKGGLSYIFCLDGINDDFIDGSIYHIESETWLDARFPFPDLVYNRMPSRAKEKSRSFQNFVRILGNKGIPFFNPSYLNKWEVYQAFKKDKFLSDYLPETRPFQNLDSFHSFLSEKKRLYAKHRSLSQGNGIDLLIFEENGAVTCQNVHQKRQYPSIESCYADRKEEWTGQYILQEAVETEKINGNKYDFRVLVHYQNKNYIVTGIGVRVSTKQQITTHTTNGGKRIPFQHLASPALEKQISDLANACGHQLSKEFDFFGEFSMDIGKKKTGELVLFEVNAKPMSFDEIEIEKKRLEHLTQLFFEKTNFEGTKG from the coding sequence ATGAACATTTATTATGATGCCGATCATCAAAAATGGTGCCACAATAATTCCGATCACACCTTTTTTATTTTTGGTTCCGACGAGTTGCATCCTCTTAAAAATGGCCATAAAACGGAAAAAGAGTTTACCGTTACTCCAAAAAAAGGAAAAATCGGGCCATTGGTTGGAATTTTAACCGGTTGTGCAGCGGACGACTCTTATTATGGAAACATTCCGCTTTTTAAAAACATACAAATGGCACTGCAGGCAAAAGGGGGGCTTTCTTATATTTTTTGCCTTGACGGAATTAACGACGATTTTATCGACGGCTCCATTTATCACATAGAATCAGAAACTTGGCTCGATGCCAGGTTCCCCTTTCCCGATTTAGTCTACAATCGAATGCCGAGCAGAGCAAAAGAAAAAAGTCGCTCCTTTCAAAATTTCGTTCGCATTCTGGGAAATAAAGGCATTCCTTTTTTTAATCCTTCTTATCTTAATAAATGGGAAGTATACCAGGCCTTTAAGAAAGATAAATTTTTATCCGACTATTTACCAGAAACCCGTCCCTTTCAAAATTTGGACTCGTTTCATTCCTTTTTGTCAGAAAAAAAACGGTTGTACGCAAAACATCGATCCCTTTCTCAAGGAAATGGAATTGATTTGTTAATATTTGAGGAAAACGGAGCCGTCACTTGCCAAAATGTACATCAAAAACGTCAATATCCTTCCATTGAATCGTGCTATGCTGACAGAAAAGAGGAATGGACAGGACAATATATTCTTCAAGAAGCGGTGGAAACAGAAAAAATAAATGGAAATAAATACGATTTTCGCGTTCTTGTTCACTATCAAAACAAAAACTACATCGTTACTGGTATCGGAGTCAGAGTATCAACCAAACAGCAGATTACCACACATACGACAAACGGCGGAAAACGAATACCCTTTCAACATCTTGCCTCCCCGGCATTGGAAAAACAAATTTCAGATCTGGCCAACGCCTGCGGCCATCAACTTTCTAAAGAGTTTGATTTTTTCGGGGAATTCTCAATGGATATCGGCAAGAAAAAGACAGGAGAATTAGTATTATTTGAAGTCAATGCAAAGCCAATGAGTTTTGACGAAATTGAAATTGAAAAGAAACGATTAGAACATTTAACGCAATTATTTTTCGAAAAAACAAATTTTGAAGGCACAAAAGGATGA
- a CDS encoding YheC/YheD family protein, producing the protein MKKFYRLEIVEDEKEFIYLPKDLQKPPSEKIRICFGTKVEENLSNIHMNRRNILSISSALAEKLLVPSQAKSCHLFISGDTYIIGPLIGIFSSGFTPFPLRPIGKRTEFFAKLLSLQDSLGVITYVFGEQQIDWDSGIISGYYFSENKWKINQFPFPNVIYDRLPNRRSEKNPSYRKAKKKLQKDYLIPWYNPGFFNKHEIFEYLKQNKDANPYLPETEVFTSIDQLKAMLNRWKNIYLKPMNGSSGKGIYQFIQDKDQVYYCRFHDQKGNHLLKVKNLHEFVSSRFSKRTFPQMLLQQGISLLRHDNRPLDFRVHTNKDLDGQWKVTAMAAKVAGKGSVTTHLKNGGEVKSLEEIFPEPALLETYQSKLEQAALTLSQAVDTQIDGIVAEIGFDFGIDREGRVWFFEANSKPGRSIFIHPDLKKFEQLTRKMSLLFSVYLMEKSILDEEELSYEHLL; encoded by the coding sequence ATGAAAAAATTCTATCGTCTCGAAATCGTAGAAGATGAGAAAGAATTTATTTATCTCCCAAAAGATTTGCAAAAACCTCCGTCTGAAAAAATCAGAATTTGTTTTGGTACGAAAGTAGAAGAAAATTTGTCCAACATCCATATGAACAGACGGAATATCCTATCCATTAGTTCTGCTCTTGCAGAAAAACTGTTGGTCCCATCTCAAGCAAAATCGTGTCACTTATTTATATCCGGAGATACGTATATCATTGGTCCTTTAATCGGCATTTTTTCATCTGGATTCACCCCTTTCCCTCTTCGGCCAATAGGCAAGAGAACAGAGTTTTTTGCAAAACTGCTCTCCTTGCAAGACTCCTTGGGTGTGATTACGTATGTTTTCGGGGAACAGCAAATCGACTGGGACAGCGGGATCATTTCCGGCTATTACTTTTCGGAAAATAAATGGAAGATCAACCAATTTCCCTTTCCAAACGTCATCTATGACCGGCTGCCGAACCGTAGAAGCGAAAAAAATCCTTCTTACCGAAAAGCCAAGAAAAAACTGCAAAAGGATTATTTAATTCCTTGGTATAACCCGGGGTTCTTCAATAAACACGAAATTTTTGAATATTTGAAACAAAATAAGGATGCCAATCCATATCTGCCGGAAACAGAAGTTTTCACATCCATAGACCAATTAAAAGCCATGCTAAATCGTTGGAAAAATATTTATTTGAAGCCAATGAACGGCAGTTCAGGAAAAGGGATCTACCAATTTATACAGGATAAGGACCAAGTTTATTACTGCCGCTTTCATGACCAAAAAGGCAACCATTTGCTAAAAGTCAAGAATTTGCATGAATTTGTTTCTTCTCGTTTTTCGAAACGGACTTTCCCGCAAATGCTTTTACAGCAAGGAATTTCTCTTTTACGCCATGACAATAGACCGCTTGATTTTCGCGTCCACACCAATAAAGATTTGGACGGACAATGGAAAGTGACCGCAATGGCCGCCAAAGTAGCCGGAAAAGGAAGCGTGACAACCCATTTAAAAAACGGCGGAGAAGTAAAAAGCTTAGAAGAAATTTTTCCGGAACCAGCTTTATTGGAAACTTACCAGTCAAAATTAGAACAGGCCGCCCTAACGCTTTCTCAAGCGGTGGACACTCAAATAGACGGAATCGTAGCCGAAATCGGATTCGACTTTGGAATTGATCGAGAAGGACGAGTATGGTTTTTTGAAGCCAATTCCAAACCTGGAAGATCCATTTTTATTCATCCAGATTTAAAAAAATTCGAGCAATTAACTCGCAAAATGTCTTTACTGTTTAGTGTTTACTTGATGGAAAAATCCATTTTGGATGAAGAGGAGCTTTCCTATGAACATTTATTATGA
- a CDS encoding YheC/YheD family protein, with protein sequence MEKRNPSDSGCHLQRIHSRKKESSRAFRNVKRVVKKHCICFFNESFLDKWKVFEFLQESDDIRPYLPETKLLTKDSLLQMLANSPVYIKPIAGSQGKDIIYAEQKDGKMFIRSTGEMLDMDETIEIQPFLTKLFHSLDPSSFLIQKKIDLLTPQDCLLDFRLLCHWQGDHGWKVTSIVARTGKNKAIVSNISQGGHLEKPKTILKKFFPTDFFHIYQTMIQLAVKVAQAVHQRSDGNFFELGVDIGIDQKGKIWLIEVNSKPSKKEAIHTNTFRPSAMAIFYIAGKKWRKRMEFDEQNRDE encoded by the coding sequence ATGGAAAAAAGAAACCCTTCCGATTCCGGATGTCATCTACAACGGATACACTCGCGAAAAAAAGAATCTTCTCGTGCGTTTCGAAACGTTAAGAGAGTAGTAAAGAAGCACTGCATTTGCTTTTTTAACGAATCATTTTTGGATAAGTGGAAAGTTTTTGAGTTTCTTCAAGAGAGTGACGATATCCGTCCTTATCTACCAGAAACAAAACTTTTAACGAAAGATTCTCTTTTGCAAATGCTGGCAAATTCACCGGTTTATATAAAACCGATCGCAGGAAGCCAAGGTAAAGACATTATTTATGCTGAACAAAAAGATGGAAAAATGTTCATCCGATCAACCGGAGAAATGCTTGATATGGATGAAACCATAGAAATCCAACCTTTTCTAACAAAACTATTCCACTCGTTAGACCCCTCTTCGTTTCTCATTCAAAAAAAAATTGACCTTCTTACGCCACAAGATTGTTTGCTGGATTTTCGATTGCTTTGCCATTGGCAAGGCGATCATGGCTGGAAAGTAACATCCATTGTCGCTCGAACCGGGAAAAACAAAGCAATTGTTTCCAATATTTCTCAAGGAGGGCATTTGGAAAAACCAAAAACCATCTTAAAGAAATTTTTCCCGACCGATTTTTTTCATATATATCAAACGATGATACAACTTGCTGTAAAGGTGGCACAAGCTGTACATCAGCGTTCAGATGGAAACTTTTTCGAATTGGGAGTAGATATCGGAATCGATCAAAAGGGGAAAATTTGGCTCATTGAGGTGAATTCAAAACCGTCCAAAAAAGAAGCCATTCATACGAACACTTTTCGCCCGTCCGCAATGGCTATTTTTTACATTGCAGGAAAAAAGTGGAGAAAAAGAATGGAATTTGATGAACAGAACCGTGATGAATGA
- a CDS encoding DUF445 domain-containing protein — protein MSGSLLVLFMVIIGAVIGGITNAIAILMLFRPHRSLYIGKWHIPFTPGLIPKRRKEIAFQLGKMVSDHLVTPQSIQKKFQDPQFLQDMTSLVQQEAKRLFTSEKTIKEWMELAGVQDPEKRLERYLKKKMEKTIVEVGNSYSSQIIKDVLSPETIRKLEEKLPDVSAYILQHAMNYFSSSEGKQRVKKMLDDFLAERGMMGSMLQMLLGNSSIVDKILPEMMKFLRNPGTNEILLSIIRAEFEKMLEWKWERILSEWLDKNTVEKGTEFIVRQLNTETFFQKTLSDLLNSYEEEILKQYIPRLVEKAAPFFSNRIQTIVEKLRIADIVREEVESFSLERIEKMVIEIANKELKAITYLGALLGGVIGLLQGFVTLLFP, from the coding sequence ATGTCAGGTTCTTTACTTGTATTATTTATGGTCATAATTGGAGCCGTTATTGGCGGAATTACGAACGCCATTGCCATTTTAATGCTGTTTCGCCCCCATCGCAGTCTGTATATCGGGAAATGGCATATTCCCTTTACACCCGGATTGATTCCGAAACGGCGAAAAGAAATTGCTTTTCAGCTTGGGAAAATGGTATCCGATCATTTAGTTACGCCGCAAAGCATTCAAAAGAAATTTCAAGATCCGCAATTTCTTCAAGATATGACCTCGCTTGTTCAACAAGAAGCAAAACGATTGTTCACTTCGGAAAAAACGATCAAAGAATGGATGGAATTGGCCGGGGTACAAGATCCGGAAAAGCGATTGGAAAGATATCTGAAAAAGAAAATGGAAAAAACGATTGTGGAAGTGGGGAATTCTTATTCAAGCCAGATTATTAAAGATGTCCTTTCGCCTGAAACGATTCGAAAGTTGGAAGAAAAACTTCCGGATGTGAGTGCCTATATTTTACAACATGCAATGAACTACTTTTCAAGTTCGGAAGGTAAACAAAGAGTGAAAAAAATGCTGGATGACTTTTTGGCGGAACGAGGCATGATGGGAAGTATGCTTCAAATGCTTTTGGGCAATTCCTCGATTGTCGATAAAATACTGCCTGAAATGATGAAATTTTTACGCAATCCAGGGACGAATGAAATACTTCTTTCTATCATAAGGGCTGAGTTCGAAAAAATGTTGGAATGGAAATGGGAGCGTATTTTGTCGGAATGGCTGGATAAGAACACGGTAGAGAAAGGAACGGAATTTATCGTTCGTCAATTAAATACGGAAACATTTTTTCAAAAAACACTCTCTGATCTGCTGAATTCTTATGAAGAAGAAATTTTAAAGCAATATATCCCACGGCTAGTTGAAAAAGCAGCCCCATTTTTTTCGAATCGTATCCAAACCATTGTAGAAAAATTACGGATCGCGGATATTGTCCGTGAAGAGGTAGAGTCTTTTTCTCTCGAGCGTATTGAAAAAATGGTGATTGAAATAGCTAATAAAGAATTAAAGGCTATTACCTATTTAGGTGCATTGCTGGGAGGAGTCATCGGCTTGCTGCAAGGGTTTGTGACGTTGCTGTTTCCATAA
- a CDS encoding YlbF family regulator, whose protein sequence is MENLYENARGLEKALRQSDEYVNLKKLFYAVNNDESARNLFENFRNIQMRLQEKQMMGQNISEEEVIQAQKAAALVQQNGKIAQLMDAEQRMSTVINELNKIIMKPLDELYGPFNG, encoded by the coding sequence ATGGAAAATCTTTATGAGAATGCTCGAGGCTTGGAAAAAGCTTTGCGTCAAAGCGATGAATACGTGAATTTAAAAAAATTATTTTATGCAGTGAATAATGATGAATCAGCAAGAAATTTATTTGAGAACTTCCGCAATATTCAAATGCGTTTGCAGGAAAAACAAATGATGGGGCAAAACATTTCGGAAGAAGAAGTGATTCAAGCACAAAAAGCGGCAGCTCTTGTTCAGCAGAACGGAAAAATTGCACAATTAATGGACGCAGAACAGCGGATGAGTACGGTTATCAATGAACTGAACAAAATTATAATGAAACCGCTCGACGAATTATACGGACCGTTCAATGGATAA